A section of the Archocentrus centrarchus isolate MPI-CPG fArcCen1 chromosome 20, fArcCen1, whole genome shotgun sequence genome encodes:
- the LOC115799900 gene encoding uncharacterized protein LOC115799900 — protein MKKRSPNANYVNRLMSQTFSLRRKEIVEEQPSVKQMLERWPALFRKQQVLAEFTRVASRDLEQDFIQSLDRHTPRLLEIFKSKKGVIGNTLSEILVQVERRTSDVVATRTAVLRCLSVFLGDDGREFYNISFDSDAMADFTQVPVGLLTVIPEVSQQPGPNALHLEPSSIGIILEGTIVMDDIKSHDQAICLIFGLIYALHLDYPKCLKNTFEFIQRVMLSLGVGNLRPKLQSLKNALLQ, from the exons ATGAAGAAAAGATCACCAAATGCAAACTATGTGAATCGCCTgatgagccagaccttctcgtTGAGACGTAAAGAAATTGTGGAAgagcagccatctgtaaagcagATGTTGGAACGCTGGCCAGCTCTTTTCAGGAAACAACAg GTTTTGGCAGAGTTCACCAGAGTGGCAAGTAGGGATCTTGAGCAGGACTTTATTCAGTCCTTGGACCGCCACACCCCACGTTTGCTGGAGATATTCAAGTCAAAAAAGGGAGTCATTGGCAACACACTTTCCGAGATCCTTGTCCAGGTTGAAAGAAGG ACCAGTGATGTTGTTGCCACAAGGACTGCTGTCCTGCGATGTCTGTCAGTTTTTCTCGGGGATGACGGAAGAGAATTCTACAATATCTCTTTT GATTCAGATGCCATGGCAGACTTCACCCAGGTTCCTGTGGGGTTACTGACTGTCATTCCTGAGGTCAGTCAGCAACCAGGTCCAAATGCTCTACACCTTGAACCATCCAGCATTGGTATCATTCTGGAAGGTACAATTGtcatggatgacatcaaaagCCACGATCAAGCTATTTGCCTTatatttggactgatctatgcccttcaCCTTGACTATCCAAAATGCCTGAAAAACACCTTTGAATTCATCCAGAGGGTGATGCTTAGTCTGGGTGTAGGTAACCTCAGGCCAAAACTACAGAGCTTGAAAAATGCTCTTCTGCAGTAG